In Sphingobacteriaceae bacterium, one genomic interval encodes:
- a CDS encoding NADH-quinone oxidoreductase subunit N, protein MKGMLIISGLGIVAMLAEIFRFKKLLLPLVLLGIVAAYAFNFMEWNQPCSISYFDNMIGFDKIALAFSGIILATAFLWFILANDYFSNENTIVDHVALVLFALTGALMLTSFKNMTTLFLGIEIMSIPMYVLASSAKNSLYSNEAGFKYLIMGSFASGFLLFGIALIYGATGTFDMSAIQQYIANHSGDMPMFFYVGVMLMLVAMCFKVSAAPFHFWAPDVYQGSPTLITALMSTVVKTAAFAAFLRLFMIGFAGVSPIWTGTLASVVALSLIIANFSAAMQNNVKRMLAYSSISHAAFMLMVILANVRSNLSIDAILYYSFAYSIGSIAAFGILYNVTRNGNEDISAFNGLAKRNPALALCMSVAMLSLAGIPITSGFFAKYFVFSAMIGTGYKWLLILAVLTSAVGAYYYLKVIIAMYFKNQETEESIEIKPSNSFVIVIASIVIIAIGVVPGLIADMFKF, encoded by the coding sequence ATGAAAGGAATGTTAATCATAAGCGGACTAGGGATTGTTGCCATGCTGGCAGAAATATTCCGCTTTAAAAAACTTTTATTACCACTTGTGTTATTGGGTATTGTAGCTGCATATGCATTCAATTTTATGGAATGGAATCAGCCTTGCAGTATTTCTTATTTTGATAACATGATAGGTTTTGATAAAATTGCACTGGCTTTTTCCGGAATTATTTTAGCAACAGCATTTTTATGGTTTATTCTGGCCAATGATTATTTCTCCAACGAAAATACAATTGTTGATCACGTGGCACTTGTTTTGTTTGCCTTAACGGGAGCGTTGATGTTGACGTCGTTTAAAAACATGACTACTTTATTTTTAGGAATAGAAATCATGAGTATTCCTATGTACGTTTTAGCATCCAGCGCAAAAAATAGTTTATATAGCAATGAAGCCGGATTTAAATATTTAATCATGGGTTCTTTCGCCAGTGGATTTTTATTGTTTGGTATAGCTTTAATTTATGGCGCTACCGGCACTTTTGACATGAGCGCCATTCAACAGTATATTGCTAATCATTCAGGTGATATGCCCATGTTTTTTTATGTAGGTGTGATGTTAATGTTGGTGGCCATGTGTTTTAAAGTTTCTGCCGCTCCATTTCATTTCTGGGCCCCGGATGTTTATCAAGGTTCTCCAACGTTAATAACCGCGTTGATGAGTACTGTAGTAAAAACCGCAGCCTTTGCCGCATTTCTTCGTTTGTTTATGATAGGATTTGCGGGAGTAAGTCCTATATGGACCGGAACACTTGCTTCTGTTGTGGCTTTATCTTTAATTATCGCCAATTTTAGCGCAGCCATGCAAAATAACGTAAAGCGTATGTTGGCTTACTCAAGTATTAGTCATGCTGCATTTATGTTGATGGTTATTTTAGCCAATGTAAGAAGCAATTTATCGATTGATGCTATTTTATATTACTCATTTGCTTATTCAATTGGATCCATTGCGGCTTTCGGTATTTTGTATAACGTTACGCGCAACGGCAATGAAGATATCTCTGCATTTAACGGTTTAGCAAAAAGAAATCCGGCATTGGCACTTTGTATGAGTGTGGCCATGCTTTCGTTGGCAGGTATACCAATCACTTCCGGTTTCTTTGCAAAGTACTTTGTATTTTCAGCCATGATTGGAACAGGATATAAGTGGTTATTGATTTTAGCGGTTTTAACTTCCGCAGTTGGCGCTTATTATTATTTAAAAGTAATTATTGCCATGTATTTTAAAAATCAGGAAACGGAAGAGTCCATTGAAATTAAACCTTCTAACTCCTTTGTGATTGTGATAGCCTCTATCGTTATTATTGCAATTGGGGTTGTTCCCGGATTAATTGCCGATATGTTTAAGTTTTAA